The nucleotide sequence GTCGTCTTCGGTTTCCTCGCCGTGGCGCTGATCGGCGTCGTCCGCGACACCAGCCGCGTCAAGGAGGACGCCGCGATCGGCATCGTGTTCACCACGCTGTTCGCGCTGGGGCTCGTGCTGATCTCGGTGACACCGAGCCAGACCGACCTGAACCACATCATCTTCGGCAACCTGCTCGGCGTCGACACCTCGGACCTGATCCAGATCGGCGTCCTCGGCGCGATCACGCTCACCCTGCTGGTGCTCAAACGCCGCGATTTCACCTTGTACGCCTTCGATCCCACGCACGCGCACGCCATCGGGCTGAACCCGCGGGTGCTCGGCGCCGCGCTGCTCGGGCTGCTCGCGCTGACCGCGGTGGTGGCGCTGCAGGTGGTCGGTGTGATCCTCGTGGTGGCGATGCTGATCATCCCCGGCGCGACGGCGTACCTGCTGACCGACCGGTTCGGCCGCATGCTGGTGATCGCGCCGTCGTTCTCGGTGCTCGCGGCGGTGACCGGGCTGTACCTGAGCTATCACCTCGACACCGCGTCCGGCGGGATGATCGTGCTGGTCCAGGGTGCCGGGTTCACGCTGGTGTACCTGTTCGGACCGCGGCACGGGATCGTCGGGAAGCGGCTGGCCAGGCGGCGGCGAGAGCTCGCGAGGGGCTGAAGGACGCTTTCACCGCATCTCGCGCGGTGAAGGGCGCCTTCGTCGCGTCGCATGCGGTGAAAGCGTCCTTCAGCTCCGGTAACCGGACAATCACCCCGCGCTCTGTGTCTCTCGTGACATGGGTACCGGCCCGACCTTAGGTTAGGCTCCCCTCATGTCTACGGAAGACGCGCTGCTCACCGGCCATGACCTGGTGCTCGCGCACCAAGAGCGGGCCGTGGTGGACGGCGTGTCCTTGTCGCTGCGCGCCGGCGTGGTGACCGCGCTGGTCGGGCCGAACGGCTCCGGCAAGTCGACGCTCCTGCGTTCGCTGGCGCGGCTGCACAAGCCCCGCGAAGGCGGCGTCCGCCTCGGGGAACGCGCCGTCTGGGGCGGGAACGCGTTGTCCGGTAAGGAATTCGCCCGGCGGGTCACGTTGCTGACCCAGCACCGGCCCACGCCGAGCGGCGTTTCGGTCCGCGACGTCGTCTCCTACGGCCGGTACCCGTACCGCTCGGGCTGGCGCGGGGTCGACGTCGACGGCGCCGCCGCGATCCGCCGCGCGATGGAGCTGACCGGGGTGACCCCCATGGCCGAACGCGGCGTCGACGAGCTCTCCGGCGGCGAGCTCCAGCGTGTCTGGCTCGCGTCCTGTCTCGCCCAGCAGACTTCCGTGCTGCTGCTCGACGAGCCCACCAACCATCTCGACCTGCGCTATCAGGTCGAGATCCTCGACGTCGTCCGCGATCTGGCCAACGAAGGCGTCGCGGTCGGCGTGGTGCTGCACGACCTCGACCACGCGGCGATCATCGCCGACGAGGTCGTGCTGCTGAGCGAGGGAACCATCGTGGCCACGGGTGACATCGGGCAGGTGCTCACCACCGAGCACCTCTCCCAGGCCTACGGCGTCACCGTCCACGTCGCGAACGACCCGGTGACGGGCGCGATCCACTGCAGGCCACTCGGGCGGCATTCGCCCAGGCCCGCCTGAGAAATCCAGGAAGAACCATGCGTTTGCTGACCCCTGCCGCCTTTGTCGCGGCGACGGCCCTGCTGCTGTCCGCCTGCGGCACCACCGAGAACGCCGCCGTCGCGCCGAGCGACACCGCCGCCGCGAGCGGACCGGTCACCGTGACCGACGCGCGCGGGAAGGCCGTCAACCTCAAGGCCCCGGCCAAGCGAGTCGTCGCGCTCGAATGGGGCGAGGCCGAGATGGTCGCGTCGCTCGGGGTCATGCCGG is from Amycolatopsis lurida and encodes:
- a CDS encoding metal ABC transporter permease — encoded protein: MSLYDLFLEPLSYDFMVRALASTVIASAVCAVLSCWLVLIGWSLMGDAVSHAVLPGVVLAYVLGAPFALGAVVFGFLAVALIGVVRDTSRVKEDAAIGIVFTTLFALGLVLISVTPSQTDLNHIIFGNLLGVDTSDLIQIGVLGAITLTLLVLKRRDFTLYAFDPTHAHAIGLNPRVLGAALLGLLALTAVVALQVVGVILVVAMLIIPGATAYLLTDRFGRMLVIAPSFSVLAAVTGLYLSYHLDTASGGMIVLVQGAGFTLVYLFGPRHGIVGKRLARRRRELARG
- a CDS encoding ABC transporter ATP-binding protein gives rise to the protein MSTEDALLTGHDLVLAHQERAVVDGVSLSLRAGVVTALVGPNGSGKSTLLRSLARLHKPREGGVRLGERAVWGGNALSGKEFARRVTLLTQHRPTPSGVSVRDVVSYGRYPYRSGWRGVDVDGAAAIRRAMELTGVTPMAERGVDELSGGELQRVWLASCLAQQTSVLLLDEPTNHLDLRYQVEILDVVRDLANEGVAVGVVLHDLDHAAIIADEVVLLSEGTIVATGDIGQVLTTEHLSQAYGVTVHVANDPVTGAIHCRPLGRHSPRPA